A part of Candidatus Eisenbacteria bacterium genomic DNA contains:
- a CDS encoding glycosyltransferase family 2 protein, producing the protein MTVDVVIPALDEAGSIGLVLDSLPRPTIRRAVVCDNGSRDRTAEIAGDHGALVVREPRRGYGSACLRALRALEDDPPDVVLFMDADRSDDPADTAAVLEPILAGRADLVIGSRVLGTREPGALTPQARVGNWIATRLIAWLYGVGYTDLGPFRAIRYLSLLELGMRDPDFGWTVEMQVKAARSGLRAVEVPVRYRRRIGRSKISGTLAGATAAGVKILGVIARDAAARGKPVAPR; encoded by the coding sequence GTGACCGTCGACGTCGTGATCCCGGCCCTCGACGAGGCCGGGTCGATCGGGCTCGTCCTCGACTCGCTTCCAAGACCCACGATCCGAAGGGCCGTCGTGTGCGACAACGGGTCGCGGGACCGGACGGCCGAGATCGCCGGCGACCACGGAGCGCTCGTCGTGCGGGAGCCCCGCCGCGGCTACGGCTCCGCCTGCCTCCGGGCGCTGCGCGCGCTCGAGGACGATCCCCCGGACGTCGTGCTCTTCATGGACGCCGACCGGAGCGACGATCCCGCCGACACCGCGGCGGTGCTCGAGCCGATCCTCGCGGGGCGCGCCGACCTCGTGATCGGATCCCGCGTCCTCGGAACCCGCGAGCCGGGGGCTCTCACGCCGCAGGCGCGGGTCGGGAACTGGATCGCCACGCGGCTCATCGCGTGGCTCTACGGCGTCGGGTACACGGACCTCGGACCGTTTCGCGCGATCCGGTACCTCTCGCTCCTGGAGCTCGGGATGCGCGACCCGGACTTCGGGTGGACGGTGGAGATGCAGGTCAAGGCCGCGCGGTCGGGGCTCCGGGCCGTGGAGGTGCCGGTGCGGTACCGGCGCCGGATCGGGCGCTCGAAGATCTCCGGAACCCTCGCCGGCGCCACGGCGGCCGGGGTGAAGATCCTGGGCGTCATCGCGCGCGACGCGGCGGCCCGCGGCAAGCCGGTCGCGCCCCGTTGA